A single region of the Streptomyces vilmorinianum genome encodes:
- the lpdA gene encoding dihydrolipoyl dehydrogenase, whose protein sequence is MSDRFDVVVLGAGPGGYVAAIRAAQLGKRVAVVEEKYWGGVCLNVGCIPTKALLRNAELAHIFNHEAKTFGIKVDGTVSFDYGEAFRRSRTVADGRVKGVHFLMKKNGITEFDGRGTFVDANTLQVAKSDGTSQTITFDNCIIATGATPRLLPGTARSERVVTFEEQIVAEDVPQSIIIAGAGAIGIEFAYVLHNYGVKVTIVEFLDRIAPLEDADVSKELAKQYRKLGIDVLTSTRVETIDESGPQVRVTVTGKDGASKVLEADKVLQAIGFAPNVSGYGLENTGVALTERGAIEVDGRCRTNVPHIYAIGDVTAKLMLAHTAEAMGVVAAETIGDAETMELDYPMIPRATYCQPQIASFGWTEAQAREKGYDVKVAKFPFTANGKAHGLGDSTGFVKIISDAQYGEIIGAHLIGPDVTELLPELTLAQQWDLTVHEVARNVHAHPTLGEAVKEAVHGLAGHMINF, encoded by the coding sequence ATGTCAGACCGCTTCGACGTCGTCGTACTCGGAGCTGGCCCCGGCGGCTACGTCGCCGCCATCCGCGCCGCCCAGCTGGGCAAGCGGGTCGCGGTCGTCGAAGAGAAGTACTGGGGCGGTGTCTGCCTGAACGTCGGCTGCATCCCCACCAAGGCGCTGCTGCGCAACGCCGAGCTCGCGCACATCTTCAACCACGAGGCCAAGACCTTCGGCATCAAGGTCGACGGCACGGTCTCCTTCGACTACGGCGAGGCGTTCCGCCGCAGCCGCACCGTCGCGGACGGCCGGGTCAAGGGCGTCCACTTCCTGATGAAGAAGAACGGCATCACGGAGTTCGACGGCCGCGGCACCTTCGTCGACGCGAACACCCTGCAGGTCGCCAAGTCCGACGGCACCTCGCAGACGATCACCTTCGACAACTGCATCATCGCCACCGGCGCCACCCCCCGACTGCTGCCCGGCACCGCCCGCAGCGAGCGCGTCGTGACGTTCGAGGAGCAGATCGTCGCCGAGGACGTGCCGCAGTCGATCATCATCGCCGGCGCCGGCGCGATCGGCATCGAGTTCGCGTACGTCCTGCACAACTACGGCGTGAAGGTCACCATCGTCGAGTTCCTCGACCGGATCGCGCCGCTGGAGGACGCGGACGTCTCCAAGGAGCTCGCCAAGCAGTACCGCAAGCTCGGCATCGACGTCCTCACCTCGACCCGCGTCGAGACCATCGACGAGTCCGGCCCGCAGGTCCGCGTCACCGTCACCGGCAAGGACGGCGCGAGCAAGGTCCTGGAGGCCGACAAGGTCCTGCAGGCCATCGGCTTCGCGCCGAACGTCTCCGGCTACGGCCTGGAGAACACCGGCGTGGCGCTCACCGAGCGCGGCGCGATCGAGGTCGACGGCCGCTGCCGCACCAACGTCCCGCACATCTACGCCATCGGCGACGTCACCGCGAAGCTGATGCTCGCCCACACCGCCGAGGCCATGGGCGTCGTCGCCGCCGAGACCATCGGGGACGCCGAGACCATGGAGCTCGACTACCCGATGATCCCGCGCGCCACCTACTGCCAGCCGCAGATCGCCAGCTTCGGCTGGACCGAGGCGCAGGCGCGGGAGAAGGGCTACGACGTCAAGGTCGCCAAGTTCCCGTTCACGGCGAACGGCAAGGCGCACGGCCTTGGCGACTCGACCGGCTTCGTGAAGATCATCAGCGACGCGCAGTACGGCGAGATCATCGGCGCGCACCTGATCGGCCCCGACGTCACCGAGCTGCTGCCCGAGCTGACGCTGGCCCAGCAGTGGGACCTCACGGTCCACGAGGTGGCGCGCAACGTCCACGCGCACCCGACGCTGGGCGAGGCCGTGAAGGAAGCCGTCCACGGCCTTGCCGGACACATGATCAATTTCTGA
- a CDS encoding ABC transporter permease, translated as MYNPTVARLTYRALLGRRRALILFALPALLLMIAAAVRAFNGADDQVAADVLGGFALATMVPLIGVIAGTGAIGPEIDDGSIVYLLSKPVKRPEIIVTKLTVAIAVTMVFSAVPTFLAGLILNGNGQQVAVAYTVAALVASIAYSALFLLLGTVSRHAVVIGLVYALVWEALFGSLISGAKTLSVQQWALAVAQKVSGEGLVTSDVGLPTAVALLAGVTVVATWYAGQKLRTLKLAGEE; from the coding sequence ATGTACAACCCCACAGTCGCCCGGCTCACCTACCGGGCCCTGCTCGGCCGCCGGCGGGCGCTGATCCTCTTCGCGCTGCCCGCGCTCCTGCTGATGATCGCCGCGGCGGTACGCGCCTTCAACGGCGCGGACGACCAGGTCGCCGCCGACGTCCTCGGCGGCTTCGCCCTCGCCACGATGGTGCCGCTGATCGGTGTCATCGCCGGAACGGGCGCGATCGGCCCGGAGATCGACGACGGCTCGATCGTCTACCTGCTGTCCAAGCCGGTGAAGCGGCCCGAGATCATCGTCACCAAGCTGACCGTGGCGATCGCCGTGACCATGGTCTTCTCGGCGGTGCCCACCTTCCTCGCGGGCCTGATCCTCAACGGCAACGGCCAGCAGGTCGCGGTCGCGTACACCGTCGCGGCGCTCGTCGCCTCCATCGCGTACAGCGCCCTGTTCCTGCTCCTGGGCACGGTCAGCCGCCACGCGGTGGTCATCGGGCTCGTCTACGCCCTGGTCTGGGAGGCCCTGTTCGGCTCCCTGATCTCCGGTGCGAAGACGCTCAGCGTGCAGCAGTGGGCGCTCGCGGTCGCCCAGAAGGTCAGCGGCGAAGGCCTGGTCACCTCGGACGTGGGCCTGCCGACGGCGGTGGCGCTGCTCGCCGGTGTCACGGTCGTCGCGACCTGGTACGCGGGCCAGAAGCTGCGGACGCTGAAGCTGGCGGGCGAGGAGTAA
- a CDS encoding ABC transporter ATP-binding protein produces the protein MTSLNIDHVSRWFGNVVAVNDVTMTIGPGVTGLLGPNGAGKSTLINMMGGFLAPSTGTVTLDGETIWRNESVYRHIGVVPEREAMYDFLTGREFVLANAELHGLGAKEAQHALATVEMEYAQDRKIATYSKGMRQRVKMASALVHDPSVLLLDEPFNGMDPRQRMQLMDLLRRMGSAGRTVLFSSHILEEVEQLASHIEVIVAGRHAASGDFRKIRRLMTDRPHRYLVRSSDDRALAAALIADPSTAGIEVDLAEGALRIQAIDFGRFTELLPRVARAQGIRLLTVSPSDESLESVFSYLVAA, from the coding sequence GTGACCTCCCTCAACATCGACCACGTCTCGCGCTGGTTCGGAAACGTCGTGGCCGTCAACGACGTCACCATGACGATCGGCCCGGGCGTCACCGGCCTCCTCGGCCCCAACGGCGCCGGAAAGTCCACCCTCATCAACATGATGGGCGGCTTCCTCGCCCCCTCCACCGGCACGGTCACCCTCGACGGCGAGACGATCTGGCGCAACGAGTCCGTCTACCGGCACATCGGCGTCGTGCCCGAGCGGGAGGCGATGTACGACTTCCTCACCGGACGCGAATTCGTCCTCGCCAACGCCGAGTTGCACGGCCTGGGCGCCAAGGAGGCCCAGCACGCGCTCGCCACGGTCGAGATGGAGTACGCGCAGGACCGGAAGATCGCCACGTACAGCAAGGGCATGCGGCAGCGCGTGAAGATGGCCTCGGCCCTCGTCCACGACCCGTCGGTGCTCCTGCTCGACGAGCCGTTCAACGGCATGGACCCGCGCCAGCGCATGCAGCTGATGGACCTGCTGCGCCGCATGGGCTCGGCCGGCCGCACGGTGCTCTTCTCCTCCCACATCCTGGAAGAGGTCGAGCAGCTCGCCTCGCACATCGAGGTGATCGTCGCCGGGCGCCACGCCGCCTCGGGCGACTTCCGCAAGATCCGCCGGCTGATGACGGACCGGCCCCACCGCTACCTCGTACGGTCCAGCGACGACCGGGCCCTGGCGGCCGCGCTCATCGCCGACCCGTCCACGGCCGGCATCGAGGTCGACCTCGCCGAGGGCGCCCTGCGCATCCAGGCGATCGACTTCGGACGCTTCACCGAGCTGCTTCCCCGGGTCGCCCGGGCGCAGGGGATCCGCCTGCTGACGGTCTCACCGTCCGACGAGTCCCTCGAATCGGTCTTCTCGTACCTCGTAGCGGCCTGA
- a CDS encoding ABC transporter permease codes for MSSQAPETTQIHNIGYRNYDGPRLGRAYARRSLFSQSLRGAYGLGRSAKSKVLPMLLFAVMCVPALIIVAVAVVTKAPKLAIEYTQYAIYLQLVIAIYVAAQAPQSVSRDLRFRTVPLYFSRPIERMDYVLAKYGAMASALFVLTAAPLLILYIGSLLAKLDFADQTKLFGQGLVSVALLSLLFGGIGLVMAALTPRRGFGVAAVIAVLVISYGAVSTLQGIAYGTDNIGAIKWMGLFSPITLIDGVQTAFLGAPSAFPGGTDAAPGAGTGVVYLLVVLALIAGSYGVLMRRYRKVGL; via the coding sequence ATGAGCTCCCAGGCCCCCGAGACCACGCAGATCCACAACATCGGCTACCGCAACTACGACGGGCCGCGCCTCGGCCGCGCCTACGCGCGCCGCTCGCTGTTCTCGCAGTCGCTGCGCGGAGCGTACGGACTGGGCCGCAGCGCCAAGTCCAAGGTGCTGCCGATGCTCCTCTTCGCGGTGATGTGCGTGCCCGCGCTGATCATCGTCGCGGTCGCGGTCGTCACCAAGGCGCCCAAGCTGGCGATCGAGTACACGCAGTACGCGATCTACCTCCAGCTCGTCATCGCCATCTACGTGGCCGCCCAGGCCCCGCAGTCCGTCTCCCGTGACCTCCGGTTCAGGACGGTGCCGCTGTACTTCTCCCGCCCGATCGAGCGCATGGACTACGTCCTCGCCAAGTACGGCGCGATGGCCTCGGCGCTCTTCGTCCTCACCGCCGCCCCGCTGCTGATCCTCTACATCGGCTCGCTGCTCGCCAAGCTGGACTTCGCCGACCAGACCAAGCTCTTCGGCCAGGGACTCGTCTCCGTCGCCCTGCTGTCGCTGCTCTTCGGCGGGATCGGCCTGGTCATGGCGGCGCTCACGCCCCGCCGCGGCTTCGGCGTCGCCGCCGTGATCGCCGTCCTCGTGATCTCGTACGGCGCGGTCTCCACCCTGCAGGGCATCGCCTACGGCACGGACAACATCGGCGCCATCAAGTGGATGGGGCTGTTCTCGCCGATCACCCTCATCGACGGTGTGCAGACGGCGTTCCTCGGCGCGCCGTCCGCCTTCCCCGGCGGAACGGACGCCGCTCCGGGCGCCGGAACCGGCGTGGTCTACCTGCTGGTCGTCCTCGCACTCATCGCCGGTTCGTACGGCGTGCTGATGCGCCGCTACCGAAAGGTCGGGCTGTGA
- a CDS encoding ABC transporter ATP-binding protein codes for MIATESLSKRFPRVTALDRLSLDIGPGVTGLVGANGAGKSTMIKILLGLSPATEGTAAVLGLDVATSGAQIRERVGYMPEHDCLPPDVSATEFVVHMARMSGLPATAARERTADTLRHVGLYEERYRPIGGYSTGMKQRVKLAQALVHDPQLVLLDEPTNGLDPVGRDEMLGLIRRVWTDFGISVLVTSHLLGELERTCDHVVVIDGGRLLRSSSTSDFTQITTTLAVEVTDSDTHPDGTASLRAALAAAGVTLHEGVEDGLPGAGHILLVEAAGEETYDLVRDTVADLGLGLVRMEQRRHHIAEVFRPQQQQEEVPAR; via the coding sequence CCCCGGGTGACCGCTCTCGACCGGCTCTCCCTGGACATCGGGCCCGGTGTGACCGGACTGGTGGGTGCCAACGGAGCCGGCAAGTCCACGATGATCAAGATTCTGCTCGGGCTGTCCCCCGCCACCGAGGGCACCGCCGCCGTGCTCGGCCTGGACGTCGCCACCTCAGGCGCCCAGATCCGTGAGCGCGTCGGATACATGCCCGAGCACGACTGCCTCCCCCCGGACGTCTCGGCCACCGAGTTCGTCGTCCACATGGCACGGATGTCGGGCCTGCCCGCCACCGCCGCCCGCGAGCGGACCGCCGACACGCTGCGCCACGTCGGTCTGTACGAGGAGCGCTACCGCCCCATCGGCGGCTACTCGACCGGTATGAAGCAGCGGGTGAAACTCGCCCAGGCCCTGGTCCACGACCCGCAGCTGGTCCTCCTCGACGAGCCGACCAACGGCCTCGACCCGGTCGGCCGGGACGAGATGCTCGGCCTGATCCGCCGGGTCTGGACCGACTTCGGCATCTCGGTCCTGGTCACCTCCCACCTCCTCGGCGAGCTCGAGCGCACCTGCGACCACGTCGTCGTCATCGACGGCGGACGCCTGCTGCGCTCCAGCTCCACCAGCGACTTCACCCAGATCACCACGACCCTCGCGGTCGAGGTCACGGACTCCGACACCCACCCCGACGGCACGGCGTCGCTCCGCGCGGCCCTCGCCGCGGCGGGCGTCACCCTGCACGAGGGTGTCGAGGACGGCCTGCCCGGCGCGGGGCACATCCTCCTCGTGGAAGCCGCGGGCGAGGAGACGTACGACCTCGTCCGCGACACCGTCGCCGACCTCGGCCTGGGGCTCGTGCGGATGGAGCAGCGCCGCCACCACATCGCCGAGGTCTTCCGCCCCCAGCAGCAGCAGGAGGAGGTGCCGGCGCGATGA